One window of the Xenopus tropicalis strain Nigerian chromosome 10, UCB_Xtro_10.0, whole genome shotgun sequence genome contains the following:
- the fmnl1 gene encoding formin-like protein 1 isoform X1, whose protein sequence is MGNAAGSLDMFQARDTRGQSTSGTPPQKQKEGTPSKLPRPNSVELEQRFNVVLNAMNLPPDKIQVLRQYDQDKKWELVCDQERFQVKNPPAAYIQKLRSYLDTGGISRKFKRRVQESTQVLRELEISLRTNHIGWVEEFLSPEVGGLDALVEYLSYAQGSCPIDTECSDNGTPEKSKSLQRSLEDINKSSSSPSPTNTPSRSRNLTARYNLHSRSTMRNTKHANMKDDVHVCIMCLRAIMNYQSGFSMVMSHSSCVNKITLSLSNKNPRTKALVLELLAAVCLVRGGHELILSAFNYFMEMCGEGARFEKLMEYFRTEDSNIDFMVACMQFINIVVHSVKNMNFRVFLQYEFTLLGLDEYLEILKNTESERLQVQIQAYLDNIFDVNSLLEDTDTKNEMLEHVEDLQEHLTRVTEKLQLTENEYVRRVAELEKQLDQCRREMSSAKEKLVVQAPQVTQNIVQRTELVKRSVLWVEPAGDTCTEEISDNTFTSDLPSAASTPPLSPSAIRITLISPSVTSTDALSSRGNSPRSTTPPALLPSLPESSEIFSIPAPSPVPSSEDSSDTALKASKVNPVPSPPSIIDQTQTSNAQSLSRTHDESPPPPPPPPLPSIAEIPPPPPLPMSADVPPPPPLPELSGIPPPPPLPMGEQGAPPPPPSMGAPGVPPPPPPPPSGFGPAPPPPPGGQPAATLNTGVSIKKPIQTKLRMQVLNWVALKPTQINGTVFTHLNDEKVLQELDMSDFEENFKTKAQGPSQTTFSMKVKAAQNQPNKVSLIETNRAKNLAITLRKGGLSPEAITSAIQKYDMQAFNMDFLELLARFLPTDWERQQISRYCRDQKPLDDLTAEDRFMVHLCSIPRLAERVNTMTFMANFPDMASRLKPQLDALIAASMSIKSSDKLKGILELVLAFGNYMNSSKRGAAYGFRLQSLDVLLETKSTDRKQTLLHYMIRVICEKYSHLSNFYCDLNFMDKAATVSLDSVLADVKSLQAGMEQVQKEFTKQDDCLILKDFIKSNMDSLKQLSADAKTAQEAYDAAVGYFGENAKTTPPSTFFPIFVRFIKAYKQAEQDLETWKKQESAVQEAKPETAGKQAPQSPVVKSLRPQVNLMAELNKKLQTKEPRVYEQNWAIEDIITDLRNQPYRRTDVGRRSGKKQNSGQPLNTPDIQV, encoded by the exons ATGGGGAATGCAGCCGGAAGCCTGGATATGTTCCAGGCCCGGGATACAAGGGGACAGTCCACTTCTGGGACTCCACCACAAAAACAGAAAGAAGGGACACCTTCCAAACTACCAAGGCCAAATTCAGTAGAGCTGGAACAGAGATTCAATGTGGTTTTG aatgccatgAATCTTCCACCAGACAAGATTCAGGTTCTGCGCCAATATGACCAAGACAAGAAGTGGGAACTAGTATGTGATCAG GAGCGCTTTCAAGTGAAGAACCCACCAGCAGCATACATCCAGAAACTGAGGAGCTATCTGGACACAGGAGGGATCAGTAGAAAG TTCAAGAGACGGGTCCAGGAATCCACTCAGGTACTGAGAGAACTGGAGATCTCCTTGAGAACCAATCATATTGG ATGGGTAGAGGAATTTCTGAGCCCAGAGGTTGGAGGACTGGATGCATTGGTGGAATATCTGTCCTATGCTCAGGGTTCTTGCCC GATTGATACAGAATGTTCTGACAATGGAACCCCAGAGAAATCAAAATCATTGCAGCGTTCCCTAGAGGACATTAACAAGAGTAGTTCATCACCATCACCCACAAACACCCCATCTCGGTCAAGAAACCTTACAGCCAG ATACAACCTGCACAGTCGGTCTACAATGAGAAATACAAAACATGCAAATATGAAAGATGATGTACATGTGTGTATCATGTGCCTGCGGGCCATCATGAACTACCAG TCAGGGTTCAGTATGGTGATGTCACACTCATCATGTGTCAATAAAATCACACTCAGTCTCAGCAACAAGAATCCTCG GACTAAGGCCCTTGTTCTGGAGCTCCTAGCAGCTGTCTGTTTGGTCCGAGGAGGACATGAGTTAATACTCTCAGCTTTCAACTATTTCATGGAG ATGTGTGGGGAAGGTGCTCGCTTTGAGAAACTCATGGAATATTTCCGTACAGAAGATTCTAACATTGATTTTATG GTGGCATGTATGCAGTTCATCAATATTGTGGTACATTCAGTGAAGAATATGAATTTCCGGGTCTTCCTGCAGTATGAGTTTACCCTGCTAGGACTGGATGAGTATCTTGAG ATTCTTAAGAACACAGAGAGTGAGCGGCTCCAGGTTCAGATCCAGGCCTATCTCGATAACATTTTTGATGTAAACAGTCTCCTGGAAGATACAGACACTAAGAATGAAATGCTGGAACATGTAGAGGACCTTCAAGAACACTTGACTCGT GTCACAGAGAAACTGCAGCTAACGGAAAATGAATATGTAAGGAGAGTGGCTGAATTGGAAAAACAGCTAGACCAATGCCGCCGTGAGATGAGCTCCGCCAAG GAGAAGCTCGTTGTACAAGCACCCCAGGTGACCCAAAATATTGTGCAAAGGACAGAACTTGTGAAGCGTAGTGTTCTCTGGGTGGAACCTGCAGGGGATACTTGTACAGAGGAAATTTCTGACAATACATTCACCTCTGATTTACCTTCTGCTGCCAGTACCCCTCCACTATCCCCATCTGCCATCAGAATCACACTGATATCGCCTTCAGTAACAAGTACAG ATGCTTTAtccagcagaggcaattctcctaGATCCACTACACCTCCTGCTCTTCTGCCCTCCCTACCAGAATCATCAGAGATCTTCTCAATCCCTGCCCCCTCTCCAGTGCCTAGTTCAGAAGATTCATCTGACACTGCCCTAAAAGCATCTAAGGTCAATCCAGTTCCATCCCCTCCAAGCATAATAGACCAAACTCAGACTTCTAATGCCCAGTCCCTTTCTAGAACACATGATGAaagtcctcctcctccaccacctccACCTCTTCCATCAATAGCTGAAataccccctcccccacccctaCCTATGTCGGCTGATGTTCCACCTCCTCCACCTTTACCTGAATTATCAGGCATACCACCACCACCTCCTCTCCCAATGGGGGAACAAGGTgctccacctcctcctccctcaaTGGGGGCACCAGGTgttccacctcctcctcctcctcctccctctgGCTTTGGACCTGCCCCACCACCTCCTCCAGGTGGTCAACCAGCAGCCACATTAAACACAG GTGTGAGTATTAAGAAGCCAATACAAACTAAGCTAAGGATGCAAGTCCTCAATTGGGTAGCACTGAAACCAACACAGATCAATGGCACGGTCTTCACACATCTGAATGATGAGAAGGTCTTGCAG GAACTTGATATGAGTGACTTTGAGGAAAACTTCAAAACAAAGGCCCAGGGTCCAAGTCAGACCACATTCTCCATGAAGGTCAAGGCTGCTCAAAACCAGCCAAACAAAGTATCCCTTATTGAAACAAATCGGGCAAAGAACCTGGCCATCACTCTCAGGAAAGGAGGTCTGAGTCCAGAAGCCATTACCTCTGCTATCCAAAA GTACGACATGCAAGCTTTTAACATGGATTTCCTAGAGCTCCTAGCCAGGTTTCTGCCTACAGACTGGGAGAGGCAGCAGATCTCACGATACTGCCGTGATCAAAAGCCCCTTGATGACTTAACTGCAGAGGATCGTTTCATGGTCCATCTTTGCTCCATCCCCAGGCTGGCTGAGAGAGTGAACACCATGACATTCATGGCCAACTTTCCCGATATGGCATCTCGTCTTAAACCA caaTTGGATGCTTTGATTGCTGCCTCCATGTCGATCAAATCCTCCGACAAGCTAAAAGGGATTTTAGAG CTGGTCCTGGCTTTTGGGAATTACATGAACAGCAGTAAGAGAGGAGCAGCATATGGATTCCGACTGCAGTCCCTTGATGTG CTGCTGGAAACAAAGTCGACGGATCGCAAACAGACCTTGCTGCATTATATGATACGCGTGATCTGTGAGAAATATTCCCATTTATCCAACTTCTATTGCGATCTAAACTTCATGGACAAGGCTGCCACAG TCTCTCTGGATTCAGTGTTGGCCGACGTAAAATCCCTGCAGGCTGGAATGGAACAAGTGCAAAAAGAGTTTACAAAGCAGGATGACTGTCTCATTCTAAAAGACTTCATCAAATCTAACATGGATTCACTGAAGCAACTGTCAGCGGACGCTAAGACTGCTCAG GAAGCCTATGATGCTGCTGTTGGATATTTTGGGGAGAATGCCAAGACCACTCCACCGTCAACCTTCTTCCCCATCTTTGTGCGATTCATTAAAGCTTACAAG CAAGCTGAACAGGACCTGGAAACATGGAAGAAGCAGGAGTCCGCAGTCCAGGAGGCGAAGCCAGAAACTGCCGGGAAACAAGCGCCACAG